A portion of the Acidisoma sp. PAMC 29798 genome contains these proteins:
- the istA gene encoding IS21 family transposase: MLLMDLIAEIRRRHLVRHESISSIARDLKLCRQTVRRHCRTEAQPSYQRSRQPTPMLGAVQQTLETWLRTEGLLPKAQRRTAQRLFEGLQAEGYRGAYDSVQRFVRRWKADKSGPALAHAFIPLAFAPGEVCQFDWSHEHVELGGVMQTIKVAHFRLTFSRQMFVVAYPRETQEMVFDAHNRAFAFFGGVPQRMVYDNLKSVVETIFTGKERQFNRRFMVLANHYLFEPVACTPASGWEKGQVENQVGNIREWLFTPLARFISFDALNVWLATRCRELAQRKHPVTPERSIAACFAEEQPSLRQITATFDGYVEHMLRVSSTCLVAVDRNRYSVPAAFAGRAVSVRTSAAGVRIVADGAIVADHARRYGRDQLICDPWHYLPILERKPGALRNGVPFQQWDLPTPIRLVRDRILKQPKGDRAFVELLMMAREFGLEPLQVACELVLDGNVITAAVVLNEMRRLVAPSTPAMLNVPDMLKLQTEPRADCGRYDHLREVSHVIH, encoded by the coding sequence GTGCTGCTCATGGACTTGATTGCCGAGATCCGGCGCCGCCATCTGGTCCGCCACGAGAGCATCAGCTCGATCGCGCGGGACCTTAAGCTGTGCCGGCAGACCGTCCGCCGGCATTGCCGGACCGAAGCCCAGCCGTCCTACCAGCGCAGCCGGCAGCCAACGCCGATGCTGGGAGCGGTCCAGCAGACGCTGGAGACGTGGCTGCGGACCGAAGGGCTTCTCCCGAAAGCCCAGCGCCGCACGGCCCAGCGGCTATTCGAAGGTTTGCAGGCGGAGGGCTACCGCGGCGCCTACGACAGCGTGCAACGTTTCGTGCGGCGCTGGAAGGCGGACAAGTCGGGCCCGGCGCTGGCGCACGCCTTTATCCCGCTGGCCTTCGCACCCGGCGAGGTGTGCCAGTTCGACTGGAGCCATGAGCATGTCGAACTCGGCGGCGTCATGCAGACCATCAAGGTTGCGCATTTCCGGCTGACCTTCAGCCGGCAGATGTTCGTGGTGGCCTACCCACGCGAGACCCAGGAGATGGTCTTCGACGCGCATAACCGCGCTTTCGCCTTCTTCGGCGGGGTGCCCCAGCGCATGGTCTACGACAACCTCAAGTCCGTTGTGGAGACGATATTTACCGGCAAGGAGCGGCAGTTCAATCGGCGCTTCATGGTGCTGGCCAACCACTATCTGTTTGAGCCCGTCGCCTGTACCCCCGCCTCTGGATGGGAGAAGGGGCAGGTCGAGAACCAGGTTGGCAACATCCGCGAATGGCTATTCACGCCGCTGGCCCGTTTTATCAGCTTCGATGCGCTGAACGTCTGGCTGGCCACGCGCTGCCGGGAGCTGGCGCAGCGCAAACACCCGGTAACGCCGGAGCGCTCGATTGCCGCGTGCTTTGCCGAGGAGCAGCCGTCGCTGCGGCAGATCACCGCGACATTCGACGGCTATGTCGAACATATGCTGCGCGTGTCGAGCACCTGCCTGGTGGCGGTGGATCGCAACCGATACAGCGTGCCAGCCGCCTTCGCCGGCCGCGCTGTCTCGGTGCGCACCTCAGCCGCCGGCGTGCGCATCGTGGCCGACGGCGCAATCGTCGCCGACCATGCCCGGCGGTATGGGCGTGATCAACTGATCTGCGATCCGTGGCATTATCTGCCGATCCTGGAACGCAAACCTGGCGCATTGCGCAACGGTGTGCCGTTCCAGCAATGGGATTTGCCCACGCCCATCCGGCTGGTGCGCGACCGCATTCTCAAGCAGCCGAAAGGCGATCGTGCTTTTGTCGAGTTGCTGATGATGGCACGCGAGTTCGGCCTGGAGCCGCTGCAGGTCGCCTGCGAATTGGTATTGGACGGCAATGTCATCACTGCCGCCGTGGTGCTGAACGAGATGCGCCGGCTTGTCGCACCCAGCACGCCCGCCATGCTGAACGTGCCCGACATGCTGAAGCTCCAAACCGAGCCGCGCGCCGATTGCGGCCGCTACGACCACCTGCGCGAGGTGAGCCATGTCATCCACTGA
- a CDS encoding ABC transporter ATP-binding protein, with protein MPKMIEVSTVTKTYKSGFSALKGIDLAIEKGEIFALLGPNGAGKTTLISIICGTVTMTSGRIRVGGHDIQSGYRAARSLIGLVPQEIALDIFATVWNTVSFSRGLFGRPPDPARIERLLRSLSLWDKRDSRVLELSGGMKRRVMIAKALSHDPEVLFLDEPSAGVDVSLRRDMWAVVRGLRDEGVTIVLTTHYIEEAEEMADRVGVIDGGQLLLVEQTATLMRKLGKRRLTLTLQQRMSAIPPALAGWPLALEADGQRLAYSFDANAEDTGIPGLLKLLSDNGIDFKDLDTSRSSLEDIFVSLVGTPS; from the coding sequence ATGCCAAAGATGATCGAGGTTTCCACCGTCACCAAAACCTACAAGTCGGGTTTCTCCGCGCTGAAGGGGATCGATCTTGCCATCGAAAAGGGCGAAATCTTTGCCCTGCTCGGCCCGAATGGTGCTGGCAAGACGACGCTGATCAGTATCATTTGCGGTACCGTCACCATGACCTCGGGCAGAATTCGCGTGGGCGGGCATGATATCCAAAGCGGATATCGTGCCGCTCGGTCACTCATTGGCCTCGTGCCGCAGGAAATCGCTCTCGATATCTTTGCGACCGTATGGAACACGGTGAGCTTCAGCCGGGGCCTGTTCGGTAGGCCCCCAGACCCTGCACGGATCGAGCGGCTCTTGCGAAGTCTGTCGCTTTGGGACAAGCGAGACAGCCGTGTCCTGGAGCTTTCTGGTGGCATGAAGCGCCGTGTTATGATCGCCAAAGCGCTTAGCCACGATCCAGAAGTCCTCTTCCTCGACGAGCCGTCCGCAGGTGTCGATGTCAGTCTCCGGCGCGATATGTGGGCGGTGGTCCGCGGACTGCGAGATGAGGGCGTGACGATTGTCCTCACCACGCATTACATCGAGGAAGCCGAGGAAATGGCTGACCGCGTCGGAGTGATCGATGGCGGCCAACTGCTGTTGGTCGAACAAACAGCGACGCTGATGAGAAAGCTTGGCAAACGGCGTTTAACGCTCACCCTCCAGCAGAGGATGTCGGCAATCCCACCCGCGCTGGCTGGCTGGCCGCTCGCACTTGAGGCAGATGGCCAGCGTCTCGCCTATAGCTTCGATGCTAACGCGGAGGACACTGGCATTCCGGGGCTACTCAAGCTCCTAAGCGACAATGGTATCGATTTCAAAGACCTGGATACGAGCCGAAGTTCCCTCGAGGACATCTTCGTCAGTCTCGTGGGGACCCCATCATGA